In a genomic window of Streptomyces koelreuteriae:
- a CDS encoding AvrD family protein, with product MTTAAPLDTLGTVDDFLGAREGRFFGEGFKRVHHSLTDLTVDDLGITATAGLEIPGAWSRKGDSTQRPHLSTIDVMLYGARLAGLHAAHTRGLGPDTPFTVRSLTIKAGKKPQEEDLDTFAVSGRLLDTADDGTTTMECRVGLLTVRVETTAGTGSPEAAPARPGTAHYADAGALPGPWNDAPFGTPHRDRRQLLTSVDVHPDASLASADLTLDPDGPASMIDLFVAALQLGQVLLYSLDGVTRADSNTLWMRRTVIRPAPETTEAGGRFEVRLREPQLLRGAQGTWRSAEVTADHAGLRLSCSVAHLLPA from the coding sequence ATGACTACGGCAGCACCTCTCGACACCCTGGGCACCGTGGACGACTTCCTCGGCGCCAGGGAGGGACGGTTCTTCGGCGAGGGCTTCAAACGGGTGCACCACTCGCTCACCGACCTCACCGTCGACGACCTCGGCATCACCGCCACGGCGGGCCTGGAGATCCCGGGCGCCTGGTCCCGGAAGGGCGACAGCACCCAGCGGCCCCACCTGTCCACCATCGACGTCATGCTCTACGGCGCCCGGCTCGCCGGCCTGCACGCGGCCCACACCCGCGGCCTCGGCCCGGACACGCCCTTCACCGTCCGCTCGCTGACGATCAAGGCCGGGAAGAAGCCGCAGGAGGAGGACCTCGACACGTTCGCGGTCTCCGGCCGGCTCCTGGACACCGCCGACGACGGCACGACGACCATGGAATGCCGCGTCGGCCTGCTCACCGTACGGGTGGAGACGACCGCCGGCACCGGCTCCCCGGAGGCGGCCCCCGCACGGCCGGGCACGGCCCACTACGCGGACGCCGGCGCGCTTCCCGGGCCCTGGAACGACGCGCCCTTCGGCACCCCGCACCGCGACCGGCGGCAGCTGCTCACCTCCGTCGACGTGCACCCCGACGCCTCGCTGGCCAGTGCCGACCTCACCCTCGACCCGGACGGCCCGGCGTCGATGATCGACCTGTTCGTCGCGGCCCTCCAGCTCGGCCAGGTCCTGCTCTACTCGCTGGACGGCGTCACCCGGGCCGACAGCAACACGCTGTGGATGCGGCGCACCGTCATCCGGCCCGCGCCCGAGACCACCGAGGCCGGGGGCCGGTTCGAGGTCCGGCTGCGGGAACCGCAGCTGCTGCGCGGCGCCCAGGGCACCTGGCGGAGCGCCGAGGTGACCGCCGACCACGCCGGCCTGCGGCTGAGCTGCTCCGTCGCCCATCTGCTGCCCGCGTGA
- a CDS encoding MFS transporter → MSGINSTRPRHLGAVLALLAFAQMIIAIDYNIVFVSLPEIGDKLGFGAQDLQWVVSAYAVAFGGFLLLGGRATDLFGRKRMFVLGLFLYAASSLAGGLAEDPWLLIAARAVQGLGGAFLAPATLSLVTTLFAEGAERNRALSVWGGAGGSGMVLGSILGGLLTDAFGWPSVFYVNVLLAGAAMFVAMSLLPDDKTQAGSGFDLPGAITGTVASTLFVFALVQGPEAGWGSGQVLAALAVAVLTFVLFLVIESRSAAPMVPLRLFGNRNLSTGAGITFLFMATFGALAYFLTQYWQIVQGYSAWTTGFAFVLPSGSVLIGTIVGGKWATKFGVRNTLFIGLTMGLVGTVVLALTLGQDVSYGVIAPSLFVLSLGQGIVFTTMFAAATTGVEAADQGIGSGIATTGQQIGGAVGLAVLIAIANASGSGDGKDLGQMMDGVTTATWAIAVGIALTFLVVLNFKKPAAGDQVDPSETEPVAGTAEPVQASRTA, encoded by the coding sequence GTGTCCGGCATCAATTCGACACGGCCGCGTCATCTGGGTGCGGTGCTCGCACTGCTCGCGTTCGCCCAGATGATCATTGCGATCGACTACAACATCGTCTTCGTCTCCCTGCCGGAGATCGGCGACAAGCTCGGCTTCGGCGCCCAGGACCTGCAGTGGGTGGTCTCCGCCTACGCCGTCGCCTTCGGCGGATTCCTGCTGCTGGGCGGCCGGGCCACCGACCTCTTCGGCCGCAAGCGGATGTTCGTCCTCGGCCTCTTCCTCTACGCGGCGTCCTCCCTCGCGGGCGGTCTCGCCGAGGACCCGTGGCTGCTCATCGCCGCGCGTGCGGTGCAGGGCCTGGGCGGCGCGTTCCTCGCGCCGGCGACCCTGTCCCTCGTGACGACGCTCTTCGCGGAGGGCGCCGAACGCAACCGCGCCCTGTCCGTGTGGGGCGGCGCCGGCGGCTCCGGCATGGTGCTCGGCTCGATTCTCGGCGGTCTGCTGACCGACGCCTTCGGCTGGCCCTCGGTCTTCTACGTCAACGTGCTGCTGGCCGGCGCCGCCATGTTCGTGGCGATGTCCCTGCTGCCCGACGACAAGACGCAGGCCGGCAGCGGCTTCGACCTGCCCGGCGCGATCACCGGCACCGTCGCCTCCACGCTGTTCGTCTTCGCCCTCGTGCAGGGCCCCGAGGCGGGCTGGGGCTCCGGCCAGGTCCTCGCCGCACTCGCCGTCGCCGTCCTGACCTTCGTGCTGTTCCTGGTCATCGAGAGCCGGAGCGCGGCCCCCATGGTGCCTCTGCGGCTGTTCGGCAACCGCAACCTGTCCACCGGTGCCGGCATCACGTTCCTGTTCATGGCCACCTTCGGCGCGCTGGCGTACTTCCTCACCCAGTACTGGCAGATCGTGCAGGGCTACAGCGCCTGGACCACCGGCTTCGCCTTCGTGCTGCCGTCCGGCAGCGTCCTGATCGGCACCATCGTGGGCGGCAAGTGGGCCACCAAGTTCGGTGTGCGCAACACCCTGTTCATCGGTTTGACCATGGGCCTGGTGGGCACCGTCGTCCTCGCCCTCACGCTGGGCCAGGACGTCTCCTACGGCGTCATCGCGCCGTCGCTGTTCGTGCTCTCGCTGGGTCAGGGCATCGTCTTCACGACCATGTTCGCCGCGGCCACCACCGGCGTCGAGGCGGCGGACCAGGGCATCGGCTCCGGCATCGCGACGACCGGCCAGCAGATCGGCGGCGCCGTCGGCCTCGCCGTGCTGATCGCCATCGCCAACGCCTCGGGCAGCGGTGACGGCAAGGACCTCGGGCAGATGATGGACGGGGTCACCACGGCCACCTGGGCGATCGCCGTCGGCATCGCGCTGACGTTCCTCGTGGTGCTCAACTTCAAGAAGCCGGCGGCGGGCGACCAGGTCGACCCCTCCGAGACCGAGCCGGTCGCGGGCACCGCCGAGCCCGTCCAGGCCAGCCGGACCGCCTGA
- a CDS encoding ATP/GTP-binding protein: MSALEIPSFKDNPKLKLAISGTYSTGKSTTTEALSIATGIPRTHAKTSRELLVDLVPGKTVMELNAMELVKLGLRRFEERVHNESSGDAFISDGGVFHEWVYFEARMRVGINPGADWWFKGIKKVMGLPVKHFYQRYTDTLGDITRARAKRIYDAYVHLPVEFDMEPDGHRPVSEKFRRLSDDLLIEALDRMDIPYRVIGGPIPDRIEKIVKLFDLPVVVPIEEAIEEAQRRVLADIEDLKADARFHEAQREKSLARRIGYALRY; this comes from the coding sequence GTGTCCGCGCTCGAAATACCCAGTTTCAAGGACAATCCCAAGCTGAAGCTCGCCATTTCCGGCACGTATTCGACGGGTAAGTCGACGACGACCGAGGCCCTTTCCATAGCCACCGGAATACCGCGTACCCACGCCAAGACGTCCCGCGAGCTGCTGGTGGACCTCGTCCCCGGCAAGACCGTCATGGAACTCAACGCCATGGAACTCGTGAAACTCGGACTGCGCCGCTTCGAGGAGCGCGTGCACAACGAGTCCAGCGGTGACGCCTTCATCTCCGACGGCGGCGTGTTCCACGAGTGGGTGTACTTCGAAGCGCGGATGCGCGTCGGCATCAACCCCGGCGCCGACTGGTGGTTCAAGGGCATCAAGAAGGTCATGGGCCTGCCGGTGAAGCACTTCTACCAGCGCTACACCGACACCCTGGGCGACATCACCCGCGCCCGCGCCAAGCGGATCTACGACGCCTACGTCCACCTGCCGGTCGAGTTCGACATGGAACCCGACGGCCACCGGCCCGTCTCCGAGAAGTTCCGCCGTCTCTCCGACGACCTGCTCATCGAGGCGCTGGACCGGATGGACATCCCCTACCGGGTCATCGGCGGTCCCATCCCGGACCGGATCGAGAAGATCGTCAAGCTCTTCGACCTGCCGGTGGTGGTCCCGATCGAGGAGGCCATCGAGGAAGCGCAGCGCCGCGTCCTGGCCGACATCGAGGACCTCAAGGCCGACGCCCGCTTCCACGAGGCGCAGCGCGAGAAGTCGCTGGCACGGCGCATCGGTTACGCCCTGCGCTACTGA
- a CDS encoding AAA family ATPase codes for MTKRIAVVGAYGSGKTTLSAALSHLTGLPRTHGSPMREPIGGEGRSVHNWTDGQLIQLTVNRYAERLLGEAAQPGGFVSDGSVVHEWVYAKLRLVAGSYPGTTTPMEDRHRSITTTALEAAVDDIGLLMKHHARTAYQAFVYVPVEFELAPDNRPINENFRQLSDSLLLPALEATGVPVHTVHGDPAERLTQTVKHLGLQDATVMTVDEAVALAAPAR; via the coding sequence GTGACGAAAAGAATCGCCGTCGTTGGCGCCTACGGATCGGGAAAGACAACGCTTTCCGCGGCGCTCTCGCATCTCACCGGCCTGCCCCGCACCCACGGTTCGCCCATGCGGGAGCCGATCGGGGGCGAGGGCCGCAGCGTGCACAACTGGACCGACGGGCAGCTCATCCAGCTCACGGTCAACCGCTACGCGGAACGACTGCTCGGTGAGGCCGCCCAGCCCGGCGGCTTCGTGTCCGACGGCTCGGTGGTGCACGAGTGGGTGTACGCCAAGCTCCGCCTCGTGGCCGGCTCCTACCCGGGCACGACCACCCCGATGGAGGACCGGCACCGCAGCATCACGACGACCGCGCTGGAAGCGGCCGTGGACGACATCGGCCTGCTGATGAAGCACCACGCCCGCACCGCCTACCAGGCCTTCGTGTATGTGCCGGTGGAGTTCGAGCTGGCACCGGACAACCGCCCGATCAACGAGAACTTCCGGCAGCTGTCCGACTCCCTGCTGCTGCCCGCCCTCGAAGCGACGGGCGTCCCCGTGCACACCGTCCACGGCGATCCGGCCGAGCGCCTCACCCAGACCGTGAAGCACCTGGGGCTCCAGGACGCGACGGTCATGACGGTCGACGAGGCCGTCGCCCTCGCCGCCCCCGCCCGCTGA
- a CDS encoding LLM class flavin-dependent oxidoreductase, producing MHTGFGAFLSPLHAPGQDPHLTIRRDIQLVEHLDELNFDECWFGEHHSLSWPTVGAPETLIAALADRTRQIKLANGVVTLPFHHPFHVANRAIMLDHLTRGRYILGVGPGATPNDAHMLGVDPGELKRMAREAIPTVMELVNGEERISEKTDWYTLQDAKMQLPRYSEPGIEIAVSSVGTPNSPQIAGKYGLGLLSFGAPPPGWPAVDLARQWSYAEESAEEHGRTVDRRTWRIAVPLHIAETREEAFRDVREGFGKWLHGYWGEAVGADVLGGLEGVPESRHLEATVEQGRAVVGSVEDAVEAIRHLRETTGGFGTFLTYVVNWASFEKVKRSFELLATEVAPRFTGTADRGLESVRWSTENRALFPHTEPLRTRLAATTR from the coding sequence ATGCACACCGGCTTCGGAGCCTTCCTCTCCCCCCTCCACGCGCCCGGACAGGACCCGCACCTGACCATCCGAAGGGACATCCAGCTCGTCGAGCACCTGGACGAACTCAACTTCGACGAGTGCTGGTTCGGCGAGCACCACTCCCTGTCCTGGCCGACGGTGGGCGCCCCGGAGACGCTGATCGCGGCCCTCGCCGACCGGACCCGGCAGATCAAGCTGGCCAACGGTGTGGTGACACTGCCCTTCCACCACCCGTTCCACGTCGCGAACCGGGCGATCATGCTGGACCACCTGACACGCGGCCGGTACATCCTGGGCGTCGGCCCCGGCGCCACCCCCAACGACGCCCATATGCTCGGAGTCGACCCGGGCGAGCTGAAGCGCATGGCGCGCGAGGCCATCCCCACCGTCATGGAGCTGGTCAACGGCGAGGAGCGGATCTCGGAGAAGACGGACTGGTACACCCTCCAGGACGCCAAGATGCAGCTGCCGCGCTACAGCGAGCCCGGCATCGAGATCGCCGTCTCCAGCGTCGGCACCCCCAACAGCCCCCAGATCGCGGGCAAGTACGGCCTCGGCCTGCTGTCGTTCGGCGCCCCGCCGCCCGGCTGGCCGGCCGTCGACCTGGCCCGGCAGTGGAGTTACGCCGAGGAGTCGGCCGAGGAGCACGGCCGGACCGTGGACCGCCGCACCTGGCGTATCGCCGTGCCCCTGCACATCGCCGAGACCCGCGAGGAGGCCTTCCGGGACGTTCGGGAGGGGTTCGGGAAGTGGCTGCACGGCTACTGGGGCGAGGCGGTCGGCGCCGACGTCCTCGGCGGCCTCGAAGGTGTGCCGGAGTCCCGGCACCTGGAGGCGACCGTGGAACAGGGCCGCGCCGTCGTCGGGTCGGTCGAGGACGCGGTGGAGGCGATCCGCCACCTGCGGGAGACCACCGGCGGCTTCGGCACGTTCCTCACCTACGTCGTCAACTGGGCCTCCTTCGAGAAGGTGAAGCGCAGCTTCGAGCTGCTGGCGACCGAGGTGGCCCCGAGGTTCACCGGCACCGCCGACCGCGGTCTGGAATCGGTGCGGTGGAGCACCGAGAACCGCGCCCTGTTCCCCCACACCGAGCCCCTGCGCACGCGCCTCGCCGCGACGACCCGCTGA
- a CDS encoding Gfo/Idh/MocA family protein, giving the protein MHTAAPLGVGIVGLSADGGWGGRGHLPALQAVEGYELRALTASTPDSARKAAAAFGLPESAAGTDAGELAARDDIDLVVVAVRVPRHRELIMPVLRAGKTVLSEWPLGNGSAEAEELAELAAESGVRTAVGLQARSAPVVRYLRDLVADGFVGEVLSTTLVGSGGGWGPVVAERTAYTADRANGATLLTVPFGHTLDALTMVLSGFATLTATTATRRPRVRIAETGAELPMTAEDQIAVTGRLESGAVASLHYRGGSSRGTNLLWEINGTEGDLVLTGDSGHLQFGQVELRGARGDQRDLRPLPVPENYLLPDGLDRLAALEGPAGVVAHAYHQLRADLRDGTSVVPDFAHAAAHHRLLDRITRAAETGSPQ; this is encoded by the coding sequence ATGCACACAGCGGCCCCGCTCGGAGTGGGGATCGTCGGACTCAGCGCGGACGGCGGGTGGGGCGGACGCGGTCATCTGCCCGCGCTGCAAGCCGTCGAGGGCTACGAACTGCGCGCGCTGACGGCGTCCACGCCCGACTCCGCGCGCAAGGCCGCCGCCGCGTTCGGACTGCCCGAGTCGGCCGCGGGCACCGACGCCGGCGAACTCGCGGCCCGGGACGACATCGACCTGGTGGTGGTCGCCGTCCGCGTGCCACGCCACCGGGAACTGATCATGCCCGTCCTGCGGGCCGGCAAGACGGTGCTCAGCGAGTGGCCCCTGGGCAACGGCTCGGCCGAGGCCGAGGAACTCGCCGAGCTCGCGGCCGAGTCGGGCGTGCGGACGGCCGTCGGCCTGCAAGCCCGGTCCGCCCCCGTGGTCCGCTACCTCCGGGACCTCGTCGCGGACGGATTCGTCGGCGAGGTGCTGTCCACCACGCTGGTGGGGTCCGGCGGCGGCTGGGGCCCGGTGGTGGCCGAGCGGACCGCCTACACGGCCGACCGCGCCAACGGGGCGACCCTGCTGACCGTTCCGTTCGGGCACACCCTGGACGCCCTGACCATGGTGCTGTCCGGGTTCGCGACCCTGACCGCCACCACGGCGACCAGGCGCCCCCGGGTGCGGATCGCCGAGACCGGTGCCGAACTGCCGATGACCGCCGAGGACCAGATCGCCGTGACCGGGCGCCTGGAGAGCGGGGCGGTCGCCTCCCTGCACTACCGGGGCGGCTCCTCGCGCGGCACCAATCTGCTCTGGGAGATCAACGGCACCGAGGGCGACCTGGTGCTGACCGGTGACTCGGGCCATCTGCAGTTCGGCCAGGTGGAACTGCGCGGTGCCCGGGGCGACCAGCGGGACCTGCGGCCGCTGCCCGTACCCGAGAACTATCTGCTGCCGGACGGCCTCGACCGGCTCGCGGCGCTCGAAGGGCCGGCCGGAGTGGTCGCCCACGCCTACCACCAGTTGCGCGCCGACCTGCGCGACGGCACCTCCGTGGTGCCGGACTTCGCCCACGCCGCCGCCCACCACCGGCTGCTGGACCGCATCACCCGCGCGGCGGAGACCGGCAGCCCGCAATAA
- a CDS encoding flavin reductase family protein, giving the protein MSSTVVPPMSRSAPVEPRRLRTVAGRFTTGVVAVTALRGCDGAPVGLAVNSFTSVSLDPPLVLFCVARTSSSWPDVRSADRFCVNILGEGQRDLSTRFATSGTDKFAEAFWTPSPGGAPVLDGSIGWIECSVEEEIPAGDHDVVIARVHDLDTHHEDAPLLFFRGLYGRYAQL; this is encoded by the coding sequence ATGTCCTCAACGGTTGTTCCCCCGATGTCCCGCTCGGCACCGGTCGAACCGCGGCGCCTGCGTACCGTCGCCGGACGGTTCACCACCGGAGTGGTGGCCGTGACGGCACTGCGCGGCTGCGACGGCGCTCCCGTGGGGCTGGCCGTCAACTCGTTCACCTCGGTGTCCCTGGACCCTCCCCTCGTGCTGTTCTGCGTGGCCAGGACCAGCAGCAGCTGGCCGGACGTGCGTTCGGCGGACCGGTTCTGCGTGAACATCCTCGGCGAGGGCCAGCGCGACCTCAGCACCCGGTTCGCGACCAGCGGCACCGACAAGTTCGCCGAGGCCTTCTGGACGCCCTCACCGGGCGGGGCGCCCGTGCTCGACGGCTCGATCGGCTGGATCGAGTGCTCCGTCGAGGAGGAGATACCGGCCGGCGACCACGACGTGGTGATAGCCCGCGTCCACGACCTGGACACCCACCACGAGGACGCGCCGCTTCTGTTCTTCCGCGGCCTGTACGGGCGTTACGCCCAGCTCTGA
- a CDS encoding MBL fold metallo-hydrolase, with protein sequence MSTAVNSHVTEPVRVGLGTHRLTYLPDGYVQLHPRAWFPDSPGAFWEGHRGRLDDEGFLRASVGALLVEYEDRAMLFDTGFGPARIPADHTIAPLGRIEGGGLPDAFAAAGIAWDAVDTVAFTHLHDDHVGWAGDERLRGARFVASAAEWRGAHRRPAGQPVAVRDGQEVFPGVTALATPGHTPGHLSYVIRGEPDGPAAVVVGDVLHSALQLADLTWRAASDLDPAEAVRSRRKVVAELSRPGTIGFAGHFSGAVFGRLSASDDRLRWDPLD encoded by the coding sequence ATGAGCACCGCGGTGAACAGCCATGTGACCGAGCCGGTCCGTGTCGGGCTCGGCACCCACCGGCTGACCTATCTCCCCGACGGCTATGTGCAGTTGCATCCGAGGGCCTGGTTCCCGGACTCACCCGGCGCGTTCTGGGAGGGCCACCGCGGCCGCCTCGACGACGAGGGCTTCCTGCGGGCCTCGGTCGGTGCGCTGCTCGTCGAGTACGAGGACCGGGCCATGCTCTTCGACACCGGCTTCGGGCCCGCCCGCATCCCCGCCGACCACACCATCGCGCCCCTGGGGCGGATCGAGGGCGGAGGCCTGCCCGACGCGTTCGCCGCGGCGGGGATCGCCTGGGACGCGGTGGACACCGTGGCGTTCACGCACCTGCACGACGACCATGTGGGCTGGGCCGGTGACGAGCGGCTGCGCGGAGCCCGGTTCGTGGCCTCGGCCGCGGAATGGCGTGGTGCGCACCGCCGTCCGGCCGGGCAGCCGGTGGCCGTGCGGGACGGCCAGGAGGTCTTCCCCGGCGTCACGGCACTCGCCACCCCGGGACACACCCCGGGCCACCTCTCGTACGTGATCCGTGGCGAGCCGGACGGGCCCGCGGCCGTGGTGGTCGGCGACGTCCTGCACTCCGCCCTGCAACTGGCCGACCTCACCTGGCGTGCGGCCTCGGACCTCGATCCCGCGGAGGCGGTCCGCAGCCGCCGCAAGGTCGTGGCCGAACTCTCCCGTCCCGGCACGATCGGATTCGCCGGCCACTTCTCCGGCGCGGTGTTCGGACGGCTGTCGGCCTCCGACGACCGGCTGCGGTGGGATCCACTGGACTGA
- a CDS encoding helix-turn-helix transcriptional regulator, with amino-acid sequence MAPPHLLELGRFLMARRAEVSPNQVGLPDAGKRRTPGLRREEVALLAGVGVSWYTWIEQGRAENVSGEVLDSIARVLRLSENQRLYLRQLAGVQAVPLLPDAPPEAEAMRPFVENWWPNPAYIADHAWNVVVANAAAESLLGMVDEHPGDARLGRRRPYNILREFFTNDRARSAYPLWDKIAPTVVARFRSQAALHIEDAAIPALVAELRVASPLFAQLWDRHEVLEDSCGPEVLTHPAVGDLHFTRATLDFTRRIALRMTVFLPAPGTGTEAALRRMSHVTLSQRMNSLNRDDLVGEAR; translated from the coding sequence GTGGCACCTCCGCACCTCCTCGAACTCGGCCGGTTCCTGATGGCACGGCGGGCCGAGGTGTCACCGAACCAGGTAGGCCTCCCGGATGCCGGTAAACGCCGCACGCCCGGCCTGCGCCGGGAGGAGGTGGCGCTGCTCGCCGGCGTGGGCGTCTCCTGGTACACGTGGATCGAGCAGGGCCGCGCCGAGAACGTCTCGGGCGAGGTGCTCGACTCGATCGCCCGCGTGCTGCGCCTGAGTGAGAACCAACGGCTGTATCTGCGCCAGCTCGCCGGTGTGCAGGCCGTCCCGCTGCTGCCGGACGCCCCGCCGGAGGCCGAGGCCATGCGCCCGTTCGTCGAGAACTGGTGGCCCAACCCCGCGTACATCGCCGACCACGCCTGGAACGTCGTGGTCGCCAACGCCGCGGCGGAGTCGCTCCTGGGCATGGTCGACGAACATCCGGGCGACGCCCGCCTCGGGCGCCGGCGGCCGTACAACATCCTGCGGGAGTTCTTCACCAACGACCGCGCGCGGTCCGCCTATCCGCTGTGGGACAAGATCGCCCCGACCGTCGTGGCCCGCTTCCGCAGCCAGGCGGCGCTGCACATCGAGGACGCGGCGATCCCGGCGCTGGTGGCGGAACTGCGCGTCGCCAGCCCTCTGTTCGCGCAGCTCTGGGACCGGCACGAGGTGCTGGAGGACTCCTGCGGCCCCGAGGTGCTCACCCACCCCGCCGTCGGCGACCTGCACTTCACCCGCGCCACGCTCGACTTCACCCGCCGTATCGCCCTGCGGATGACGGTGTTCCTGCCCGCTCCGGGCACCGGCACGGAGGCGGCACTGCGCCGGATGTCCCATGTGACGCTGTCGCAGCGGATGAACAGCCTGAACCGTGACGACCTGGTGGGAGAGGCCCGATGA
- a CDS encoding ScbR family autoregulator-binding transcription factor, whose protein sequence is MPRQERALRTRALLLRSAAECIKEHGYDGSSTTDVLRRAGVTRGALYFHFPSKEALADAIVEYQMPLLRPLPGDSSLQSAIDLTLSYARMLQNDVILQAAVRLATEETSYQPGTRPYLWSQQSVADLLCQARNKGELLPHTDPDEIAVLIVGAFTGIQLLSQLSCGRTDLLFRVCVLWRALLPGIAAPGLLLRLRTDERRVEELEQAEAVPAPALHDVG, encoded by the coding sequence ATGCCACGTCAGGAACGCGCCCTGCGCACCCGCGCACTGCTGCTCCGGTCCGCCGCCGAATGCATCAAGGAGCACGGCTACGACGGCTCCAGCACCACGGACGTGCTGCGGCGGGCGGGTGTGACCCGGGGGGCCCTCTACTTCCACTTCCCTTCCAAGGAAGCGCTGGCCGATGCCATCGTCGAGTACCAGATGCCGCTGCTGCGGCCGCTTCCCGGGGACTCCTCCCTGCAGTCGGCCATCGACCTCACGCTGTCCTACGCGCGGATGCTGCAGAACGACGTGATCCTGCAGGCCGCCGTGCGGCTGGCCACCGAGGAGACCTCCTACCAGCCCGGCACCCGCCCCTACCTGTGGTCCCAGCAGAGCGTGGCCGACCTTCTGTGCCAGGCCCGCAACAAGGGCGAACTGCTGCCGCACACCGACCCCGACGAGATCGCCGTCCTGATCGTCGGGGCCTTCACCGGCATCCAGTTGCTGTCCCAGCTGTCCTGCGGGCGGACCGACCTGCTGTTCCGCGTCTGCGTGCTGTGGCGGGCCCTGCTGCCCGGGATCGCCGCCCCCGGGCTGCTGCTGCGCCTGCGGACCGACGAGAGGCGGGTGGAGGAGCTGGAGCAGGCCGAGGCGGTGCCCGCCCCGGCGCTGCACGACGTGGGGTGA
- the purH gene encoding bifunctional phosphoribosylaminoimidazolecarboxamide formyltransferase/IMP cyclohydrolase — protein MTAESNKRPLRRALVSVYDKTGLEELARGLHEAGVELVSTGSTAAKIAAAGVPVTKVEELTGFPECLDGRVKTLHPRVHAGILADLRLEDHRRQLAELGVEPFDLVVVNLYPFRETVASGASPDECVEQIDIGGPSMVRAAAKNHPSVAVVTSPDRYADVLKAVQGGGFDLATRKRLAAEAFQHTAAYDVAVASWFASSYAPVDESRFPDFLGATWEREHTLRYGENPHQPAALYVSPEGGGLAQAEQLHGKEMSYNNYTDTDAARRAAYDHAEPCVAIIKHANPCGIAVGADVAEAHRKAHACDPLSAFGGVIAVNRPVSKELAEQVAEIFTEVIVAPDYEDGALEALTKKKNIRVLRCPDGPAAPVEVKPIDGGALLQVTDRLQADGDDPAGWTLATGEALSADELAELSFAWKACRAVKSNAILLAKDGASVGVGMGQVNRVDSAKLAVERAGAERAQGAYAASDAFFPFPDGLEILTEAGVKAVVQPGGSVRDEQVVEAARKAGVTMYFTGTRHFFH, from the coding sequence GTGACCGCCGAGAGCAACAAGCGGCCCCTTCGCCGGGCGCTCGTCAGCGTCTACGACAAGACCGGGCTCGAGGAGCTCGCGCGCGGGCTCCACGAGGCCGGGGTCGAGCTCGTCTCCACCGGCTCCACGGCCGCGAAGATCGCCGCTGCCGGCGTCCCCGTCACCAAGGTCGAGGAGCTGACCGGCTTCCCCGAATGCCTGGACGGCCGCGTCAAGACCCTGCACCCGCGCGTGCACGCGGGCATCCTCGCCGACCTGCGCCTGGAGGACCACCGGCGGCAGCTCGCCGAGCTGGGCGTCGAGCCGTTCGACCTGGTCGTCGTCAACCTCTACCCGTTCCGCGAGACCGTCGCCTCGGGTGCCTCGCCCGACGAGTGCGTCGAGCAGATCGACATCGGCGGTCCCTCCATGGTCCGCGCCGCCGCCAAGAACCACCCCTCCGTCGCGGTCGTCACCAGCCCGGACCGCTACGCCGACGTGCTCAAGGCCGTCCAGGGCGGCGGCTTCGACCTCGCCACCCGCAAGCGGCTCGCCGCCGAGGCCTTCCAGCACACGGCCGCCTACGACGTCGCCGTCGCCTCCTGGTTCGCCTCCTCCTACGCGCCCGTCGACGAGTCGCGGTTCCCCGACTTCCTCGGCGCCACCTGGGAGCGCGAGCACACCCTGCGCTACGGCGAGAACCCGCACCAGCCGGCCGCGCTCTACGTCTCCCCGGAGGGCGGCGGCCTCGCCCAGGCCGAGCAGCTGCACGGCAAGGAGATGTCGTACAACAACTACACGGACACGGACGCCGCCCGCCGTGCCGCGTACGACCACGCCGAGCCGTGCGTCGCGATCATCAAGCACGCCAACCCCTGCGGGATCGCGGTCGGCGCGGACGTCGCCGAGGCGCACCGCAAGGCGCACGCCTGCGACCCGCTGTCGGCGTTCGGCGGCGTGATCGCGGTCAACCGCCCGGTCAGCAAGGAGCTGGCCGAGCAGGTCGCCGAGATCTTCACCGAGGTCATCGTCGCGCCGGACTACGAGGACGGCGCCCTGGAGGCCCTCACCAAGAAGAAGAACATCCGCGTGCTGCGCTGCCCCGACGGCCCCGCCGCGCCCGTCGAGGTCAAGCCGATCGACGGCGGCGCGCTGCTCCAGGTGACCGACCGGCTCCAGGCCGACGGCGACGACCCGGCCGGCTGGACGCTGGCGACCGGCGAGGCGCTGAGCGCCGACGAGCTGGCCGAGCTGTCCTTCGCCTGGAAGGCCTGCCGCGCGGTGAAGTCCAACGCGATCCTGCTCGCCAAGGACGGCGCCTCCGTCGGTGTCGGCATGGGGCAGGTCAACCGCGTGGACTCCGCGAAGCTGGCGGTCGAGCGGGCCGGCGCCGAGCGCGCTCAGGGTGCGTACGCCGCCTCCGACGCGTTCTTCCCCTTCCCGGACGGCCTGGAGATCCTCACCGAGGCCGGAGTGAAGGCCGTGGTCCAGCCCGGCGGTTCCGTCCGTGACGAACAGGTCGTCGAGGCCGCGCGCAAGGCGGGCGTCACGATGTACTTCACGGGGACGCGGCACTTCTTCCACTGA